The Lycium barbarum isolate Lr01 chromosome 10, ASM1917538v2, whole genome shotgun sequence genome includes a region encoding these proteins:
- the LOC132614699 gene encoding pentatricopeptide repeat-containing protein At3g04760, chloroplastic — MNTEILPNTNQMTRAIFPQLPFLSNNLKPTSQSQKHNFVVRCSSNGHSKIKHRNNQRVKVSTENRQAHVQSNDMKVLNWSCKVGKYDETLYLLECKMKSGYKPDVILCTKLIKGFCNSKKSEKAEKVMQILEQSGEPDVFAYNALISGFCKMNKIEAANKVLNRMKARGFPPDAVTYNILIGSLCDRGKLGSALKLLDQLKEENNCKPTVITYTILIEATILEGGIHEAMKLLDEMLSGGLQPDMYTYNAIIRGMCREKMMDQAYEFVRSLPSKGCRPDVISYNILLRALLHKGKWSDGEKLVNEMFSAGCEPNVVTYSILMSALCRDGKLDEAINLLKIMMDKGLTPDTFTYDPLIAAFCKGGRLDLAIKFLDYMISNGCLPDIVNYNTILSTMCKKGKANEAMEVFEKLGEIGCPPDVSTYNTLMSALWNNGGRARALRLVSEMIEKGIDPDEITYNSLISCLCRDGMVDEALDLLGDMEDNGFPPTVITYNILLLGLCKAHRVDEAIEVLGEMVKKGRQPNETTYILLIEGIGFSGWRVQAMELASAIYQKNAISKESLQRLRKTFPLPDVYKDITLSETSK, encoded by the coding sequence ATGAACACTGAAATACTACCTAATACTAACCAAATGACTAGGGCCATCTTTCCTCAATTGCCCTTTTTATCCAATAACTTGAAGCCAACATCTCAATCTCAAAAGCACAATTTTGTTGTTAGATGTAGTAGCAATGGCCACAGTAAAATAAAGCATAGAAATAACCAAAGGGTCAAAGTTTCTACTGAAAATAGACAAGCCCATGTACAGTCCAATGATATGAAAGTTCTAAATTGGTCATGTAAAGTAGGCAAGTATGATGAAACCTTGTATCTTCTTGAATGCAAAATGAAGAGTGGTTATAAACCTGATGTCATTCTCTGTACAAAACTCATTAAGGGATTCTGCAACTCGAAAAAATCAGAGAAAGCGGAGAAAGTTATGCAGATTTTGGAGCAATCTGGTGAACCAGATGTGTTTGCATATAATGCACTTATAAGTGGATTCTGCAAAATGAACAAAATTGAAGCAGCTAATAAGGTGTTGAATAGGATGAAAGCCCGAGGCTTTCCTCCGGATGCTGTTACTTATAATATCTTGATAGGTAGTCTTTGTGATAGAGGGAAACTAGGATCAGCATTGAAGTTGTTGGATCAGTTAAAAGAAGAAAACAATTGTAAGCCTACGGTTATTACATACACAATCTTGATAGAGGCAACGATTCTTGAAGGCGGGATTCATGAAGCAATGAAGCTTCTCGATGAGATGCTATCGGGAGGGCTTCAACCCGATATGTACACTTATAACGCGATTATCAGGGGAATGTGCAGAGAAAAAATGATGGATCAAGCCTACGAGTTTGTTAGGAGCTTGCCATCCAAGGGTTGCAGACCGGACGTGATTTCTTATAATATTTTGTTAAGGGCATTATTGCATAAGGGGAAATGGAGTGATGGAGAGAAGCTAGTGAATGAGATGTTTTCCGCGGGATGTGAACCAAATGTGGTTACTTATAGTATCTTGATGAGTGCTTTATGTAGAGATGGGAAATTAGATGAAGCGATCAACTTGTTGAAGATAATGATGGATAAGGGATTAACACCGGATACATTCACTTATGATCCTTTAATAGCTGCATTTTGCAAAGGAGGGAGATTAGATTTGGCTATTAAGTTCTTGGATTATATGATTTCCAACGGTTGCTTGCCCGATATAGTGAACTACAACACTATACTTTCTACAATGTGTAAGAAGGGTAAAGCCAATGAGGCCATGGAAGTATTTGAGAAGCTCGGGGAAATAGGTTGTCCTCCGGATGTGAGTACTTACAATACATTGATGAGCGCGTTATGGAATAATGGAGGGAGAGCTCGGGCTTTGAGATTGGTTTCGGAGATGATAGAAAAAGGGATTGATCCTGATGAGATTACTTATAATTCATTGATTTCATGTTTATGTAGAGATGGGATGGTGGATGAGGCACTTGATTTGTTAGGAGATATGGAGGATAATGGTTTTCCACCTACTGTTATCACTTATAACATTCTCCTTCTTGGATTATGCAAAGCTCATAGAGTTGATGAGGCAATTGAAGTGCTAGGTGAAATGGTTAAAAAGGGGCGTCAACCCAATGAAACAACTTATATTCTACTCATTGAAGGTATTGGTTTTTCAGGATGGAGAGTTCAAGCAATGGAGCTGGCTAGTGCGATTTATCAAAAGAATGCTATCTCGAAAGAATCACTTCAACGTTTGAGAAAAACGTTTCCTCTACCTGATGTTTATAAAGATATTACTCTCTCAGAAACCAGTAAGTAG
- the LOC132614096 gene encoding pentatricopeptide repeat-containing protein At1g08610, translating to MAYALVPKLHIQSSSSSQIDLQTGSSKSLLIKTPAVLLRHSFRGNFSSQSSWQCHGVLGSGKTGSILPCNKQGSVFLDRVKESTNGSLNRDVEKSSNEQQLKKLSSSSRLTLDGPLVENDEITNNKVLRSFCSHGKLLEASKLVDLMTRRNQIPDYPSCINLIRGLVNLGQTGKAANVLQVMVMSGGTPDIITYNMLISGLCRKGFLYSAIDFLDYMSLSGCLPDVITYNTILRAMFDRSKYDQGIQFWKDRLRKGCPPYVITSTILVELVCKHCGVIRAIEVMEDLAVEGCSPDLVTYNSMVNFACKQGNFEDSALLIYNLLSHGLEPNAVTYNTLLHSFSTYGCWDGVDGMLSVMNETSHPPSVVTYNILINGLCKHGLLDRAIDFFTQMVSENCSPDIITYNTLLRALCKEAMVDEAVQVVHCLSDSSCSESPSIITYNIVIDGLAKQGFMEKAMELYHQMEKHGTSPDDVTYRCLIWGFCRADLIEEAVDLLKEMGNSRSRVRDNCYRFIIHRLCQNSKLDSAKQVLKMMISSCHKLKSTVYSNIISGIAGAGMNEEAMELREKLREWKILKE from the coding sequence ATGGCTTATGCACTTGTCCCGAAACTGCACATACAGAGCTCAAGCTCCAGCCAAATAGACCTCCAAACCGGAAGCAGTAAATCGTTGCTAATAAAAACTCCAGCAGTTCTGTTAAGACATTCATTCAGGGGTAACTTTAGTAGTCAATCCTCTTGGCAATGCCACGGAGTTCTTGGTTCAGGAAAAACTGGCTCCATTTTACCCTGTAACAAGCAGGGAAGTGTCTTCCTTGATAGAGTTAAAGAGAGTACTAATGGGAGCTTAAATAGAGATGTTGAGAAGAGTTCAAATGAGCAACAGTTAAAGAAACTTTCTAGTTCCTCAAGGTTGACTTTAGATGGACCATTGGTTGAAAATGATGAGATAACTAACAACAAAGTCCTTAGAAGTTTTTGCAGTCACGGAAAATTGCTTGAAGCTTCGAAATTAGTTGACCTGATGACTCGTCGAAACCAAATTCCAGATTATCCTTCCTGCATAAACTTGATTAGGGGCCTCGTCAATTTGGGACAGACAGGAAAAGCAGCGAATGTTCTACAAGTCATGGTTATGTCTGGTGGGACTCCAGATATCATCACATATAATATGTTAATCAGTGGTCTCTGTAGAAAAGGGTTTTTATACTCTGCCATTGATTTTTTGGACTACATGAGCTTGAGTGGTTGCCTTCCCGATGTTATCACTTATAATACTATACTGCGTGCAATGTTTGACCGTAGTAAATATGATCAAGGAATTCAGTTTTGGAAGGATCGATTAAGAAAAGGATGTCCTCCTTATGTGATCACCAGTACAATTCTCGTTGAATTAGTCTGCAAACATTGTGGTGTTATACGTGCCATTGAGGTAATGGAGGACTTGGCAGTTGAGGGATGTTCTCCAGATCTCGTGACCTATAATTCCATGGTAAATTTTGCTTGTAAGCAAGGGAACTTTGAAGATTCAGCTTTACTAATCTATAATCTCCTATCGCATGGCCTTGAACCTAATGCTGTGACTTACAATACTCTTCTCCATTCCTTTTCTACCTATGGATGTTGGGACGGAGTAGATGGGATGCTTTCCGTCATGAATGAAACTTCACATCCTCCTAGTGTTGTCACTTACAATATTTTAATTAATGGTTTGTGCAAGCACGGGCTTTTGGATCGTGCAATCGACTTTTTTACTCAGATGGTCTCGGAAAACTGTTCACCTGACATAATCACCTATAATACACTTTTACGTGCTCTGTGTAAGGAGGCAATGGTGGACGAGGCAGTCCAAGTTGTTCATTGTTTAAGTGATAGCAGTTGTTCGGAATCTCCTAGTATAATCACTTACAACATAGTTATTGATGGCCTTGCAAAGCAGGGCTTTATGGAGAAAGCTATGGAATTATACCATCAAATGGAAAAGCATGGGACAAGTCCTGATGATGTTACATATAGATGTTTAATTTGGGGATTCTGTCGAGCTGATCTTATTGAAGAAGCTGTGGATTTACTAAAAGAGATGGGTAACAGCAGAAGTAGGGTCAGAGATAATTGTTACAGGTTTATTATTCACAGGTTATGTCAAAACAGCAAACTCGACTCTGCAAAACAAGTTCTGAAAATGATGATATCAAGTTGCCACAAGCTTAAGTCAACCGTGTATTCAAATATAATTTCAGGTATAGCTGGCGCAGGTATGAATGAAGAAGCTATGGAATTGCGGGAAAAGTTGAGGGAATGGAAAATTCTGAAGGAATAG
- the LOC132615557 gene encoding uncharacterized protein LOC132615557, which yields MLNVPSNFAEVKKKKAVFHGIQSWEEPTLTEWRPDNYRLMCANLGNEVTDDVLSKAFSRFPTFNMAKVVRDKRTGKTKGYGFVSFSNPLDQAAALEEMHGKYVGNRPIQLRKSN from the exons ATGTTAAACGTGCCTTCAAATTTCGCTGAGGTTAAGAAGAAGAAAGCGGTATTTCATGGGATTCAAAGCTGGGAAGAACCTACTCTCACTGAGTGGCGACCGG ATAATTATCGTCTAATGTGTGCTAATCTTGGGAATGAGGTGACTGATGATGTCCTATCAAAAGCCTTTTCAAGGTTTCCAACATTTAATATGGCTAAG GTTGTGAGAGACAAGCGGACTGGTAAGACCAAGGGATATGGATTTGTGAGTTTTTCCAACCCGTTAGACCAAGCTGCGGCACTTGAAGAAATGCATG GGAAGTATGTTGGAAACCGGCCGATTCAACTTCGCAAGAGTAACTAG